The following coding sequences are from one Culex quinquefasciatus strain JHB chromosome 1, VPISU_Cqui_1.0_pri_paternal, whole genome shotgun sequence window:
- the LOC6051040 gene encoding uncharacterized protein LOC6051040, whose translation MRAKAAHLDELRKSIAVESDDDATRSSSGGGSSQATTTNRHQQQIDLSVLRKPIVTAVTGFLEAHKAYEAGTDEIRKLLAGECDVLYECRVCRNLFRSLTNFISHKRVYCRKLFNVAQHFHFQNDGFLDQDLSTILQAEQDSQRKAKKVHADILNKDLSSIIERLRRKQHKISADLSLTDYYDRVNHKLTQDDLNRQQHLLQLDRVPNSSAAVYQTVRGLSTEDQGAISGSMSAQIGELESLSDRTKRTVLGPDGKVLLNASAPALPVICDRSNRYFQPIDGDGESVGKASGSHACQECNLQFDTDQTLKLHMEMKHTPSTYVYTCPSCSKTFLQPAAVIRHLSNDHKKSMRRIKMMRDSIFKRRTRVDEVVVKGPSSREMSRLLNASASSSSANGNSSSSNGGGGAFSANGGSISAEDEEAATRAWMENLEHFDQGPMCSYCGKTFDRKAVLATHMQTCAQKIRQTENGAGSVGPPSSGRRSRVRDEQLPPPPPPPPAVKIKQEVVDSVGSDDSNSYDVPLATLQARISGEGSVVTVKPEELGGEESRSRRKRQKPTIMLRNANDDISWEDPEDGQEPVAVVQIKQEPVEVVAEEEEDASPAAKVVKRGPRNRKKKPDEPEVGDKELAERIEADGEIVCRCAKKYNDPERYKHHLRVFHSRQRRFWCAICDFKGYRKVDTINHLMQEHGYKGDAEDIGSLINFQPPEEKGKKKPASQPSQPASAAPAPSPPPVQSIISSVIEAVSRRSIIGDNTSATDISLLESTVESVTLDSSSEGRESSPRKRGRPRGFRDSICSLPPAGEECGKKIKVEVLDEPRSPTSKRPIRNRVKPVDKDFVYDLTHLLHKEEDLDDFPLPELVLEKSVVLLPPPPPPPPAPAPTFGRSRSESSRLSTSSSANSSPEKREPTTPSKKESLRSHAPKPKPSLDPALYRGAALAMAKRQVDAGLATFHRPPSIPQERPFIPSRMSPPKQLHPTRQVSPVPRRGVPQQQTLHDWPVVKKERRIGSIAKNASDIQIKRKYLKRAANLNAPLLLPQLIREQRKAIPRRNSVVPLTQRLSATVEILNKLNASRSSGEVIQDLPPMAQYPTAAEFKRYIEANLKDHRATMAQVNLNGTTVEDLSGVTKKETEETGKEVGATTTTTTSPRKRITMLQRMEENRTKRMQEQNGSPALKTQPPTSAAATSTSATSSTANPTSSSSSSTNVADMLHAKLKRFSSM comes from the exons ATGCGCGCCAAAGCGGCCCACCTGGACGAGCTGCGCAAGTCGATCGCGGTCGAATCGGACGATGACGCAACGCGGTCTTCCTCGGGCGGAGGTTCCAGCCAGGCGACGACGACCAACCGGCACCAGCAGCAGATCGACCTGAGCGTGCTGAGGAAGCCGATTGTGACGGCGGTCACGGGCTTCCTGGAGGCGCACAAAGCGTACGAAGCCGGCACGGATGAGATCCGGAAGTTGCTGGCGGGCGAGTGCGACGTGCTGTACGAGTGCCGCGTGTGCCGGAACCTGTTCCGTAGTCTGACCAACTTCATCTCCCACAAGCGCGTCTACTGCCGGAAGTTGTTCAACGTGGCGCAGCACTTTCACTTCCAGAACGATGGCTTCCTCGATCAGGACCTGTCGACGATTCTGCAGGCGGAGCAGGACAGCCAGCGGAAGGCGAAGAAGGTCCACGCGGACATACTTAACAAGGACCTGTCCAGTATTATCGAGCGTTTGCGGCGAAAGCAGCACAAAATTAGCGCCGACCTGAGTCTGACCGATTACTACGACCGGGTCAACCACAAACTCACCCAGGATGATCTCAACCGGCAGCAGCACCTGCTCCAGCTGGACCGCGTGCCCAACTCGAGCGCAGCCGTCTACCAGACCGTGCGGGGACTCTCGACGGAGGATCAGGGCGCCATCTCCGGCAGCATGAGTGCCCAGATTGGCGAGCTGGAAAGTTTGTCCGATCGGACGAAGCGAACCGTGCTCGGGCCGGACGGAAAGGTGCTGCTGAATGCGAGCGCGCCGGCGCTGCCCGTAATTTGTGACCGCTCGAATCGGTACTTTCAGCCGATCGACGGGGACGGGGAGAGTGTAGGAAAAGCGAGCGGGAGTCACGCCTGTCAGGAGT gTAATCTCCAGTTCGATACGGATCAGACGCTCAAGCTGCACATGGAGATGAAGCATACGCCGTCGACGTACGTGTACACCTGTCCGTCGTGTTCCAAGACGTTTCTCCAGCCGGCGGCCGTGATTCGGCACCTCAGCAATGATCACAA AAAATCCATGCGCCGCATCAAAATGATGCGCGACTCCATCTTCAAGCGGCGAACCCGCGTCGACGAGGTCGTCGTCAAGGGTCCCTCCTCGCGTGAAATGTCCCGCCTCCTCAACGCCTCCGCCTCGTCCAGCTCCGCCAACGGCAACTCGTCCTCCTCCAACGGCGGAGGCGGTGCCTTCTCCGCCAACGGAGGATCCATCTCCGCGGAGGACGAAGAGGCCGCCACCCGGGCCTGGATGGAGAACCTGGAACACTTTGACCAGGGCCCGATGTGTTCGTACTGCGGCAAGACGTTCGACCGGAAGGCGGTTCTGGCGACGCACATGCAGACCTGCGCGCAGAAGATCCGCCAGACGGAGAACGGGGCGGGCTCGGTTGGTCCGCCGTCGTCTGGGAGGAGGAGTCGGGTGAGGGATGAGCAGTTGCccccgccgccgccaccgcctcCGGCGGTCAAGATCAAGCAGGAGGTTGTGGATTCGGTGGGCAGTGACGATTCCAACTCGTACGACGTTCCGTTGGCCACGCTGCAGGCTCGGATTAGTGGGGAAGGATCGGTTGTAACGGTGAAGCCGGAAGAGTTGGGTGGGGAGGAATCGCGAAGTCGGCGGAAGCGTCAAAAGCCGACGATTATGTTGAGGAACGCGAATGACGACATCAGCTGGGAAGATCCGGAAGATGGACAGGAGCCGGTTGCGGTGGTACAAATCAAGCAGGAACCGGTGGAGGTCGTcgccgaggaggaggaggatgcgTCGCCGGCAGCGAAGGTCGTCAAGCGGGGTCCTCGAAACAGGAAGAAGAAGCCGGACGAACCGGAAGTGGGCGATAAGGAGTTGGCGGAGCGGATCGAAGCGGACGGAGAGATTGTGTGTCGGTGTGCGAAGAAGTACAACGATCCGGAGCGGTACAAGCATCACCTGAGGGTGTTTCACAGTAGACAGAGGCGGTTCTGGTGTGCCATTTGTGACTTTAAGGGGTACCGGAAGGTGGACACGATTAATCATTTGATGCAG GAACACGGCTACAAGGGCGACGCCGAGGACATCGGTTCCCTCATCAACTTCCAACCGCCGGAGGAAAAGGGCAAGAAGAAGCCCGCCTCTCAACCTTCTCAACCCGCGTCCGCCGCCCCAGCTCCATCGCCACCCCCAGTCCAATCCATCATCAGCAGCGTGATTGAGGCCGTTTCCCGACGCAGCATCATCGGTGACAACACCTCGGCGACGGACATTTCCCTGCTGGAATCTACGGTCGAGAGCGTCACGCTGGACAGCAGTTCGGAGGGTCGTGAGAGTTCGCCGCGAAAGCGCGGTCGTCCACGGGGCTTCCGGGACTCGATCTGTTCGCTACCGCCTGCGGGTGAGGAGTGCGGCAAGAAGATTAAGGTTGAGGTGTTGGATGAGCCGCGGAGTCCGACCTCGAAGCGACCCATCCGGAATCGGGTCAAACCCGTCGATAAGGACTTTGTGTACGATTTGACGCACCTGCTGCACAAGGAGGAAGATCTGGACGACTTTCCGCTGCCGGAGCTGGTGCTGGAGAAGTCGGTGGTGCTgttgccaccgccgccgccgccacctccGGCTCCCGCGCCGACCTTCGGTCGGTCCCGCTCCGAATCTAGTCGCCTTTCAACGTCCTCTTCAGCCAACAGCTCCCCCGAGAAGCGAGAACCGACCACCCCGAGCAAGAAGGAATCGCTCCGATCGCACGCCCCCAAGCCAAAACCTTCCCTCGACCCGGCCCTCTACCGAGGGGCGGCCCTCGCCATGGCCAAGCGCCAGGTCGACGCCGGCCTCGCCACGTTCCACCGTCCTCCAAGCATTCCCCAGGAGCGCCCCTTCATCCCGTCCCGGATGTCCCCACCCAAACAACTCCATCCTACCCGACAAGTCTCCCCCGTCCCCCGCCGTGGAGTCCCCCAGCAGCAAACCCTACACGACTGGCCCGTCGTCAAGAAGGAACGCCGCATCGGCTCGATCGCCAAAAACGCCTCCGACATCCAGATCAAGCGCAAGTACTTGAAGCGGGCCGCGAACCTCAACGCACCCCTCCTCCTGCCTCAACTCATCCGCGAGCAGCGCAAAGCAATCCCCCGACGGAACAGCGTGGTCCCGCTTACCCAGCGACTCTCCGCCACCGTTGAAATCCTCAACAAACTGAACGCTTCCCGGTCTTCAGGTGAAGTGATTCAGGATCTGCCGCCGATGGCGCAGTATCCCACGGCTGCTGAGTTTAAGCGGTACATTGAGGCGAACCTGAAGGATCATCGGGCGACGATGGCGCAAGTTAACCTGAACGGGACGACCGTGGAGGATCTCAGTGGGGTGACGAAGAAGGAAACGGAAGAGACGGGGAAGGAGGTgggggcgacgacgacgacgacgacgagtccGCGGAAGCGAATTACCATGCTGCAGCGGATGGAGGAGAATCGGACGAAGCGGATGCAG gaACAAAACGGCTCTCCGGCGCTCAAAACGCAACCTccaacatcagcagcagcaacttcCACGTCGGCCACCTCTTCCACAGCCAATCCAACCAGCAGCAGCTCCAGTTCCACCAACGTGGCCGACATGCTGCACGCCAAACTGAAACGGTTCTCCTCGATGTAA
- the LOC6051042 gene encoding uncharacterized protein LOC6051042, with amino-acid sequence MKHQQVIPDYAAMVQTSGTMLCLVFSGWVLFRLVQAVFWLPGYLEKTGGSLYQKMEPKKPLAPQKAASLSKKPSSKAKDSDDETEDVIDDAIESSDAGTTAEEEKGKEDAVEQEKVDEEEGEEDTLPAGSKKDN; translated from the exons ATGAAGCACCAACAGGTTATTCCGGACTACGCCGCAATGGTGCAAACCTCCGGCACCATGCTTTGCCTGGTCTTTTCCGGATGGGTTCTGTTTCG TCTAGTCCAAGCCGTCTTCTGGCTGCCGGGCTATCTGGAGAAGACCGGCGGAAGTTTGTACCAAAAGATGGAACCGAAGAAGCCGCTGGCACCGCAAAAAGCAGCCAGCCTGAGCAAGAAGCCCTCGTCCAAGGCAAAAGATTCCGACGACGAGACGGAGGATGTCATCGATGACGCAATAGAGAGCAGCGACGCTGGAACGACGGCGGAAGAGGAAAAGGGAAAAGAGGATGCGGTCGAGCAGGAAAAGGTTGACGAAGAAGAGGGCGAAGAGGATACCCTTCCAGCCGGGAGCAAGAAGGATAACTGA